One genomic segment of Paenibacillus sp. FSL H8-0332 includes these proteins:
- a CDS encoding Gfo/Idh/MocA family oxidoreductase codes for MNNHNTQKPYRIGILGCSTIAPFSIINPVRELDQFVTYGVASRDLDRSKAYALKHEIPHVFESYDRLLASADIDVVYIPLSNFLHKEWTLKAIEAGKHVLIEKPMALHADEVLLINERAKEQGVHVLEALMVQHHSWQQDITDMIAAETYGKLKKIKTRISFEILQSNYSADNYRFKPEYGGGCFIDECSYWLQFIQKVIGLMPQTLDGFSTFSGINQCDWTFHAALQYEGGVEAEFLGSFEMPNNATHWLEFERARVRISGFFKPCYGDYKIIIQVEHTEEGTTDKLVYSPQNYYVNQLRFLAEVLEGTKENITLSESYERVATMNAIYEMARNKHAGQPTLEDRPDGEVVNVG; via the coding sequence ATGAATAATCACAATACTCAGAAGCCATACCGTATAGGGATTTTGGGCTGCTCCACAATCGCTCCGTTCTCGATCATTAACCCCGTCAGGGAGCTTGATCAATTTGTAACGTATGGTGTGGCGTCGCGTGATTTGGACAGATCGAAGGCTTATGCGCTGAAGCATGAGATTCCGCATGTTTTTGAAAGCTACGACAGGCTGCTGGCGTCGGCGGACATTGATGTGGTCTATATTCCGTTATCCAATTTCCTGCATAAGGAATGGACGCTGAAGGCGATTGAGGCTGGCAAGCATGTCTTGATTGAGAAACCGATGGCCCTACATGCCGATGAGGTGCTGCTCATCAATGAACGGGCCAAGGAGCAGGGTGTGCATGTCCTTGAAGCGCTAATGGTCCAGCATCATTCGTGGCAGCAGGATATAACGGACATGATAGCAGCTGAAACCTACGGCAAGCTCAAGAAGATCAAAACCCGGATTTCCTTTGAAATTCTGCAAAGCAACTACAGCGCGGATAATTACCGGTTCAAGCCGGAGTACGGCGGCGGCTGCTTCATCGACGAATGCTCGTACTGGCTGCAGTTTATTCAAAAGGTCATCGGCCTAATGCCGCAGACACTGGACGGATTCTCGACCTTCTCAGGCATCAATCAATGCGACTGGACCTTTCATGCGGCGCTGCAATATGAGGGGGGCGTCGAGGCAGAGTTCCTGGGTTCGTTTGAAATGCCGAACAATGCCACCCACTGGCTGGAGTTTGAGCGGGCCAGGGTAAGGATCAGCGGCTTTTTCAAGCCTTGCTATGGGGATTACAAGATCATCATTCAGGTTGAACATACGGAAGAGGGAACAACTGACAAGCTTGTGTACTCCCCGCAGAATTACTATGTGAACCAGCTCCGGTTCTTGGCTGAGGTTCTTGAAGGCACCAAAGAGAATATCACCTTATCCGAATCCTATGAACGAGTGGCAACTATGAACGCCATCTATGAGATGGCCAGGAACAAGCATGCCGGGCAGCCTACCCTGGAAGATAGACCGGACGGGGAGGTAGTGAATGTTGGATGA
- a CDS encoding acyl carrier protein, with protein sequence MLDDREQELRKLLAQLPGGPSRVKDADMDADLRSYGMDSLLFIHFAVVLEEHFSIEVSPEFLDIDKLYSLQKWREYIDSQDLVC encoded by the coding sequence ATGTTGGATGACAGAGAACAGGAGCTGCGTAAGCTGCTCGCTCAATTGCCCGGCGGTCCTTCCCGGGTGAAGGATGCAGATATGGACGCGGATTTGCGAAGCTATGGCATGGATTCTTTGTTGTTTATTCATTTTGCGGTGGTCCTGGAAGAGCATTTCTCAATAGAGGTAAGCCCGGAATTTCTCGATATAGATAAACTGTACAGTCTTCAGAAGTGGAGAGAATATATTGATTCACAGGATCTTGTATGCTAG
- a CDS encoding discoidin domain-containing protein, giving the protein MLVALEMDYFSEGYRTMHSNCVDLPMAGAAGFHQYENYFYYTFLYAVMMNWGEAADGDWVASRRSILNKLGLTLKVTEVLDTAELLSAIRMNIDQQCPVVMIANYNYLFFLSQYGTVIDDHAVLITEYDAARELIVIRENQLNKEVTLNVMKGEPFFKLQLTEEMIADIWNKSNASFKEIRNYCYNKLFSVAKIGEPEVHSYLELVEDFLKCYKDRSSHLIEAVERFNHNVSHMEGLNDANAIAVEFETMRRSYHGSAIIMFDIFEKALPWLSAHEEWGQIIGGFRDQYIKFRYHLISSLHADTLRRKLMPPDRILQLTEEIRHLDTELFSLLGKLLAHHHKEQESHNAAQAWTNYAACAEVSADSEYSLDPETVCHASQAVNGRGENWVTDSWHSDTAQPVHWLLLDLLKRRDLLRIVIRHSPAPGYITMDYELQGSNDKEKWEQIAAVRNNESVLTAHEADGCSFRYIRLYITYPAQNDFQARIYELEVWGLPDITQASKI; this is encoded by the coding sequence ATGCTAGTAGCCCTGGAGATGGACTATTTCAGCGAGGGCTACCGGACCATGCACTCCAATTGTGTGGATTTGCCTATGGCGGGTGCTGCGGGCTTTCATCAGTATGAGAATTATTTCTACTATACCTTCCTGTATGCCGTCATGATGAATTGGGGAGAGGCAGCGGACGGGGACTGGGTGGCTTCCAGACGCAGCATTCTTAACAAGCTCGGCTTGACCCTTAAGGTGACTGAGGTCCTGGATACTGCGGAGCTGCTGTCTGCCATTCGCATGAACATTGATCAGCAGTGCCCGGTCGTGATGATTGCCAACTACAACTATCTGTTTTTTTTGAGCCAATACGGGACGGTCATTGATGATCATGCCGTGTTAATCACGGAATATGATGCAGCCAGAGAGCTGATCGTGATCCGGGAGAATCAGCTGAACAAGGAGGTAACCCTGAATGTGATGAAGGGGGAGCCTTTCTTCAAGCTGCAGCTGACCGAGGAGATGATAGCGGATATCTGGAATAAATCCAATGCTTCTTTTAAGGAAATCAGGAATTATTGTTATAACAAGCTGTTCAGCGTAGCGAAAATAGGCGAACCGGAGGTTCACAGCTATCTGGAGCTGGTTGAGGATTTCCTGAAGTGCTATAAGGACCGTTCCAGCCATTTAATAGAAGCCGTGGAACGGTTCAATCACAATGTCTCTCATATGGAGGGGCTTAATGACGCAAATGCCATTGCGGTTGAATTTGAAACCATGCGCAGGAGTTATCATGGCTCGGCGATCATTATGTTTGATATCTTCGAGAAGGCGCTGCCCTGGTTATCCGCTCATGAAGAATGGGGGCAGATAATCGGCGGGTTCCGGGATCAATATATCAAATTCAGATACCATCTGATCTCCAGTCTCCATGCGGATACGCTGAGACGGAAGCTGATGCCGCCGGATAGAATTCTTCAGCTTACAGAGGAGATTAGACATCTGGATACGGAGCTGTTCTCTCTGCTCGGTAAGCTGCTCGCCCATCATCATAAGGAGCAGGAATCTCACAATGCCGCACAGGCTTGGACGAATTATGCGGCTTGCGCTGAGGTATCGGCGGATAGTGAGTATAGCCTTGACCCGGAGACCGTCTGTCATGCCAGCCAGGCGGTGAATGGCAGGGGGGAGAATTGGGTCACGGATTCCTGGCATTCGGACACCGCCCAGCCCGTCCATTGGCTGCTGCTGGATCTGCTGAAGCGCAGAGATCTTCTGAGAATTGTGATCAGGCATTCGCCTGCCCCCGGCTATATCACGATGGATTATGAGCTGCAGGGCAGCAACGACAAAGAGAAATGGGAGCAGATAGCGGCTGTACGGAATAATGAGTCTGTTTTAACCGCGCATGAGGCTGACGGCTGTTCGTTCAGATACATCAGATTATATATTACTTATCCGGCCCAGAATGATTTTCAGGCGCGGATCTATGAGCTTGAAGTGTGGGGACTGCCTGATATCACTCAAGCCTCAAAAATCTGA
- a CDS encoding glycoside hydrolase, which produces MNNKKKWTIYVIHHSHTDIGYTERQEKIEQYHVDFIRQAIAICEAAQTEERKEWAGFKWTCETFWAVEKFLEEATEAEKEQFAAALRRGDIELSGTYLNMTELINFELLSSMLARAGQFARPLGLQVKSAMTADVNGYSWGYAQALADAGVENLLSSIHTHHGMFAIGRKQFPFYWETPKGNRLLVWSGEHYMMGNDLGINPDGALSYTIKDEDPVWGISKDHWKLAETRIARYLDQLEKEQYPYDFVLVNVMGLLRDNSAPNPGIMTFIKEWNQKHGDRVEIEMTTLNRYFELLRQQEAEIPVYSGDWPDWWSDGVASTAMHTQIFRNAQRTLDVVKRLDPERKLAASSDMAQAEQQLMMYAEHTWGYHSSISEPWHIMVQELAVRKEAYAANASRRVHASLDAVLKARGDVLLRADRAFTYKVINSFDYPVEDLAHFYLEEQWEADYFRQGLEVVDEQSGEVVHHQQEKVSRGYQIAVLVKLGAKEEKRFRIREASKTVPVTTSSTRLRGADRIHDIRDIFPPVQEESPRLFITENHIESPYVRIAWRAGEGIVSWIDKQTGQEFIDPRQTHGAFTPVYEVTPGGGDDQMTVRRIMGRNRKGMNVQRSEGILSGVKEITNGPVYGIIELKYQVQGMSHYSLFLKVFKDRKRVDVSVRIHKDSVWDPENVYVALPFNIGGSSELWFEKAGAVLRPGVDQIPGTCTDFYCIQEGLAVISPQGGLSIATPDTPLMQTGPLEYGPRLVQGQQEENRHTSLYAWVLTNYWETNFKATLGGFYEFRYMLQWGSEADTAEQAIQLCHSANAGTVAFRTT; this is translated from the coding sequence ATGAACAACAAGAAGAAATGGACGATTTATGTGATTCATCATTCTCATACGGATATTGGCTACACCGAGCGGCAAGAGAAGATTGAGCAATATCACGTGGACTTTATCAGGCAGGCCATTGCGATCTGCGAGGCGGCTCAGACGGAAGAGCGTAAGGAATGGGCGGGCTTCAAATGGACCTGCGAAACCTTCTGGGCCGTGGAGAAGTTTCTGGAGGAAGCCACGGAAGCAGAGAAGGAACAATTTGCAGCCGCGCTCAGACGCGGGGATATTGAGTTATCGGGCACTTACTTGAATATGACGGAACTGATTAATTTCGAGCTGCTAAGCAGTATGCTTGCACGGGCAGGGCAATTCGCTAGGCCGCTGGGGCTTCAGGTGAAGTCGGCCATGACTGCGGATGTTAATGGATACAGCTGGGGTTATGCACAGGCTTTGGCAGACGCAGGAGTCGAGAATTTGCTGTCCAGTATCCACACGCATCACGGGATGTTTGCCATCGGACGCAAGCAATTCCCCTTCTATTGGGAGACACCCAAAGGCAACCGCCTGCTGGTATGGAGCGGCGAGCATTACATGATGGGGAATGATCTGGGGATCAATCCGGATGGGGCATTATCCTATACCATCAAAGACGAAGACCCTGTATGGGGAATCTCTAAAGATCACTGGAAGCTGGCTGAGACCCGGATTGCCCGCTATCTGGATCAGCTGGAGAAGGAGCAGTATCCCTACGATTTCGTATTGGTGAATGTCATGGGGCTGCTGCGGGATAACTCGGCGCCGAATCCAGGAATCATGACCTTCATCAAGGAATGGAATCAGAAGCACGGGGACCGTGTTGAGATTGAAATGACAACGCTTAACCGGTACTTCGAGCTGTTGCGGCAGCAGGAGGCCGAGATCCCTGTCTATAGCGGGGACTGGCCGGACTGGTGGTCCGATGGCGTAGCTTCAACGGCGATGCACACCCAGATCTTCAGGAATGCCCAGCGGACCCTGGACGTAGTCAAGCGGCTGGACCCGGAGCGCAAGCTGGCGGCGTCAAGCGATATGGCCCAGGCAGAGCAGCAGTTAATGATGTATGCCGAGCATACCTGGGGCTATCACTCCTCCATCTCTGAGCCCTGGCACATCATGGTGCAGGAGCTGGCCGTCCGCAAAGAGGCGTATGCCGCCAATGCCAGCAGACGGGTTCATGCCTCGCTGGATGCGGTGCTGAAGGCGCGGGGCGATGTGCTGCTGCGGGCAGACCGGGCATTCACCTATAAAGTAATCAATTCCTTCGATTACCCCGTAGAGGATCTGGCTCATTTCTATCTGGAGGAGCAGTGGGAAGCGGATTATTTCCGGCAGGGGCTCGAGGTGGTCGATGAGCAGAGCGGAGAAGTGGTCCACCATCAGCAGGAGAAGGTAAGCAGAGGATACCAGATTGCCGTCTTGGTCAAGCTGGGCGCGAAGGAAGAGAAGCGGTTCCGTATCCGGGAAGCCTCGAAGACCGTCCCGGTGACGACAAGCAGCACCCGTTTGCGGGGAGCCGACCGGATTCATGATATCCGGGATATCTTCCCTCCTGTGCAGGAGGAGAGCCCCCGGCTATTCATCACGGAGAATCATATTGAATCGCCTTATGTACGTATTGCGTGGAGAGCCGGAGAAGGCATCGTCTCCTGGATCGATAAGCAAACCGGCCAGGAATTCATTGATCCCCGCCAGACGCATGGAGCCTTCACACCGGTGTATGAAGTGACCCCCGGCGGCGGTGACGACCAGATGACCGTGCGGAGAATCATGGGCAGGAACCGCAAAGGCATGAATGTTCAGCGTTCGGAGGGTATCCTCTCAGGCGTGAAGGAAATAACGAACGGGCCGGTGTACGGCATCATTGAATTGAAATATCAGGTTCAAGGAATGAGCCACTATTCGTTATTCCTGAAGGTGTTCAAGGACCGGAAGAGAGTCGATGTCTCCGTCCGTATCCACAAGGATAGTGTGTGGGACCCGGAGAATGTGTACGTCGCCCTCCCCTTTAATATAGGCGGCAGCAGTGAGCTGTGGTTCGAGAAGGCCGGGGCTGTCCTGAGGCCGGGAGTAGATCAGATCCCGGGCACCTGTACGGATTTCTATTGTATTCAGGAAGGGCTTGCGGTGATATCCCCTCAAGGCGGGCTGTCCATTGCCACCCCGGATACGCCGCTGATGCAGACAGGACCTTTGGAATACGGCCCAAGACTGGTGCAGGGCCAGCAGGAGGAGAACCGCCATACCT